In Brachypodium distachyon strain Bd21 chromosome 2, Brachypodium_distachyon_v3.0, whole genome shotgun sequence, one genomic interval encodes:
- the LOC100838981 gene encoding uncharacterized protein LOC100838981, with protein sequence MEDCFSRILNLAWELRRHLTHFIENLFGCIDWIPQGHEVQFSTCYRESLPATERYVHGWSPASSISDAPAQGLSVGNTTAEEELSEAIIFRNVSSKICQRSYARSSCLLRGFRLVQRLAFHVRRLCSLLANEFHDRLTRFLHRFWTTLQGSSEDIGWLQRTQMSLYSVDGTSRFKELLHDVRNGIHYLPNTLVYLFIPGLFSNHSPLYFVNTKRFFSKMGLTCHIAKIHSEASVEKNARELKLYIEELYWGSGKQVLLLGHSKGGVDAAATLSLYWSELKGKVAGLALVQSPYGGTPVASDILREGQIADRETRRIMELIVCKLIKGDMRALEDLTYGRRKEFISRHKLPVGELPIISFHTEASVVPTVLATMTRIAHAELLPLLAVAPLPRFLSEYMESLLASLKLPVVMPVSAAMAVSALHLRLRYGERSDGLVTRRDAEVPGSVVVRPERRLDHAWMVLSTLRKCRGEADATQVCEALMAMLVEIGRKKESLLISC encoded by the exons ATGGAGGACTGCTTTTCACGCATCCTGAACCTTGCTTGGGAGCTACGACGGCACTTGACGCATTTCATAG AAAATTTGTTTGGGTGCATCGACTGGATTCCTCAAGGCCATGAAGTTCAGTTCTCTACTTGTTATAGGGAATCATTGCCTGCCACTGAAAGATATGTTCATGGATGGAGTCCCGCGTCGTCCATTAGTGATGCTCCTGCACAAGGGTTGTCCGTTGGTAATACTACTGCAGAAGAGGAGCTATCTGAAGccataattttcagaaatgTCTCGTCCAAAATTTGTCAAAG ATCGTATGCCAGGTCTTCGTGTCTTTTGCGTGGCTTCAGATTAGTACAAAGATTGGCATTCCATGTGCGACGGCTGTGCAGTCTCCTTGCAAATGAATTTCATGACAGACTAACCAG GTTCTTGCATCGTTTCTGGACAACACTGCAGGGCTCTTCCGAAGATATAGGATGGCTGCAAAGAACTCAAATGTCGCTTTATTCAGTTGATGGCACGTCTCGCTTTAAGGAGCTTTTGCATGATGTCAG AAATGGCATTCATTATCTACCTAATACTTTGGTCTACTTGTTCATCCCTG GCCTTTTTAGCAACCATAGTCCACTTTACTTTGTCAATACCAAAAGGTTCTTCTCCAAAATGGGGCTTACTTGCCATATTGCAAAGATTCATAGCGAG GCATCGGTGGAGAAGAATGCACGGGAACTAAAACTATACATCGAAGAGCTTTACTGGGGATCTGGCAAACAGGTTTTGCTCCTGGGACACAGCAAAGGCGGAGTTGACGCGGCAGCAACACTTTCATTGTACTGGTCTGAGCTCAAGGGCAAGGTTGCCGGCCTGGCACTGGTTCAAAGCCCatacggtggtaccccggtgGCTTCCGACATCCTTCGCGAAGGCCAGATCGCTGACAGGGAGACAAGGAGGATCATGGAACTGATAGTATGCAAGCTCATCAAG GGTGATATGAGGGCTTTGGAGGATCTTACATATGGCAGGAGAAAGGAGTTCATTTCCAGGCACAAGCTGCCCGTGGGCGAGCTACCGATCATCTCCTTCCACACCGAAGCAAGTGTCGTGCCAACGGTGCTCGCGACAATGACCCGCATCGCgcacgccgagctcctcccaTTGCTGGCGGTGGCACCCTTGCCACGCTTCTTATCCGAGTACATGGAATCATTGCTTGCTTCTCTGAAGCTGCCGGTTGTCATGCCGGTATCGGCAGCAATGGCGGTCAGCGCGCTCCACCTGCGGCTCCGGTACGGGGAGAGGAGCGACGGGCTTGTGACGCGGCGCGACGCCGAGGTGCCGGGGTCCGTGGTGGTGAGGCCGGAGAGGAGGCTTGACCATGCGTGGATGGTGTTGTCGACGCTGAGAAAGTGCCGTGGCGAGGCTGATGCTACCCAGGTGTGCGAGGCTCTGATGGCCATGCTCGTTGAGATCGGCAGGAAGAAAGAATCGCTGCTGATCAGTTGTTGA
- the LOC100829900 gene encoding 50S ribosomal protein L21, mitochondrial → MATRRCLLRLLTRRIVPHSPQPLAPFAIAAKTLTSLPEPLAPAPPRAAAAASLGLLFPSRRYFATRSSGDEGDEDDEEHYEDEGSGDEWGEGDEETPAAKPPSGKTEEEKLAEAEEIGYKVTGPLGSDEKPFKPYEPVFAVVQIGSHQFKVSNGDSIFTERLKFCDVNDKLILNRVLMLGSQAETIIGRPTLTDATVHAVVEEHALDAKVIIFKKKRRKNYRRTKGHRQELTKLRITNIEGIDKSCLQQEGTDKSESAAVAA, encoded by the exons aTGGCGACGCGGCGatgcctcctccgcctcctcacGCGCCGCATCGTCCCTCACAGCCCTCAACCGCTCGCCCCGTTCGCGATCGCGGCCAAAACCCTAACCTCCCTTCCCGAGCCCCTCGCTCCCGctcctccccgcgccgccgccgccgcctcgctcggcctcctcttcccctcgcGCCGCTACTTCGCGACCCGTTCCTCCGGCGACGAAggagacgaggacgacgaggagcacTACGAAGACGAAGGGAGCGGGGACGAGTGGGGGGAGGGCGACGAGGAGACGCCCGCGGCTAAGCCCCCCAGCGggaagacggaggaggagaagctggCTGAGGCGGAGGAGATCGGGTACAAGGTGACGGGCCCGCTCGGGAGCGACGAAAAGCCCTTCAAGCCCTATGAGCCCGTCTTCGCCGTCGTCCAG ATTGGTTCGCATCAGTTTAAGGTGAGCAATGGCGACTCCATCTTCACGGAGAGGTTGAAATTCTGCGATGTGAATGATAAG TTAATTTTGAATCGAGTTCTCATGCTGGGCTCACAAGCTGAAACAATCATTGGGAGGCCAACTCTTACTGATGCTACTGTCCATGCTGTTGTAGAAGAGCAT GCTCTAGACGCAAAAGTTATTATattcaagaagaaaaggaggaaaaaTTACCGCCGAACAAAGGGACATCGTCAG GAACTGACTAAGTTGAGAATAACGAACATAGAAGGAATAGATAAGTCCTGTCTTCAACAAGAAGGAACAGATAAGTCAGAGagtgctgctgttgctgcttaA